One genomic window of Psychrobacillus sp. INOP01 includes the following:
- a CDS encoding DUF58 domain-containing protein, translating into MNWNRQDSGMTKNKMYLDILVFTFIFSFLFKQYIFVAIISFLLLIGLVQIIYYRKVGQRFEFVNDKKRIRLMKNTSSDLTLTFNNKGLPIWNAVLTISFQTNIVPNGIPNTRVGDFHEVKIPFSIGYKKSVTLKVPIKGVSRGLARIKQLDVEIPHPLTDGSILLEFKPYILLDAIVFPNIYDIKDNFAPSKLKQGDLALNSSLFDDPFFPVGTREYEPGDQFHHIHWKASAKTGQLQTRVFTRVANVSILFVVNVGEKYSVLSDFEDKLEWLSSYIDACYKEDIPFSFALNVRTSGKVPFVYLPLGSGDSHRIQAMELLSILSIAHSIIPFDKLLAYLDLNEELPVATYVMTHRVETYTPLLQRWEQRTNVLYKSPTEIGGISHGYND; encoded by the coding sequence ATGAATTGGAATCGTCAAGATTCCGGTATGACCAAGAATAAAATGTACTTAGATATCCTCGTTTTTACTTTTATTTTTAGTTTTCTTTTTAAACAGTATATTTTTGTTGCGATTATTTCTTTCTTATTGTTAATCGGGCTAGTTCAAATAATTTATTATCGCAAAGTTGGGCAAAGGTTTGAATTTGTAAACGATAAAAAAAGAATACGATTAATGAAGAATACTTCCTCAGACCTTACACTGACTTTTAACAATAAAGGACTGCCAATTTGGAACGCAGTTTTAACTATATCTTTTCAAACAAATATAGTGCCAAATGGAATACCTAATACAAGAGTGGGTGACTTTCACGAAGTTAAAATTCCTTTTTCGATTGGCTATAAAAAAAGTGTCACATTAAAGGTTCCTATAAAAGGAGTGAGTAGAGGACTTGCCAGGATTAAGCAACTTGATGTCGAAATACCTCATCCTTTAACAGATGGTTCCATATTACTGGAGTTTAAACCATATATACTTTTGGATGCGATTGTGTTTCCAAATATATACGATATTAAGGATAATTTTGCTCCATCCAAACTGAAGCAAGGAGATTTGGCGTTGAATTCCTCATTGTTTGACGATCCTTTCTTTCCAGTAGGTACAAGGGAATATGAGCCTGGTGATCAGTTTCATCACATACATTGGAAGGCTAGTGCGAAGACTGGGCAGTTACAGACAAGGGTTTTTACACGTGTGGCAAATGTGTCTATATTATTTGTAGTCAATGTAGGTGAGAAGTATAGTGTTCTTTCAGATTTTGAAGATAAATTAGAGTGGCTTTCTTCTTACATCGATGCTTGCTACAAGGAAGATATCCCCTTTTCATTTGCGTTAAATGTTCGAACATCTGGAAAAGTCCCTTTTGTTTATCTCCCATTAGGTAGTGGGGATTCACATCGTATACAAGCAATGGAATTACTCTCGATCCTCTCGATTGCGCATAGTATTATTCCTTTTGATAAATTATTAGCATACTTAGATTTGAATGAGGAGCTACCAGTTGCAACTTATGTGATGACGCATCGTGTAGAGACGTATACACCGTTACTACAACGATGGGAGCAGCGAACAAATGTATTATATAAGTCGCCTACAGAGATAGGGGGCATATCTCATGGATATAATGACTAA
- a CDS encoding ABC transporter ATP-binding protein, with the protein MIEIKGLTKKYGSFYALNDLNLTLQEGTVFGFVGANGAGKSTTFSILATLLQPTSGDAFVNGKSVRTDASEVRKQIGYMPDFFGVYDQLKANEYLDFYGASYGISEAERKVLIPQLLDLVNLTHKRYEYVDLLSRGMKQRLCLARSLIHDPKVLILDEPASGLDPRARVEMRDILKQLKGMGKTILISSHILPELAEMCDEIGVIDGGKLIAHGSVADIQAQLAGERHITVKVKGLLENVATFFEEDPFVSSVELHTEKNSVTFHYRGTEDDQINLLKKAMDHSIKIISFSETETDLEDVFMEITKGAK; encoded by the coding sequence ATGATAGAAATTAAAGGATTAACTAAAAAGTATGGCTCCTTTTATGCATTAAATGATTTAAATTTAACACTACAAGAAGGCACGGTATTTGGTTTTGTTGGAGCAAATGGAGCAGGTAAGTCTACAACCTTTTCAATCCTGGCTACATTGCTTCAGCCGACCTCTGGAGATGCTTTTGTAAATGGTAAAAGTGTAAGGACAGATGCAAGTGAAGTGCGCAAACAAATTGGCTATATGCCTGATTTTTTTGGAGTGTATGATCAATTAAAAGCGAATGAGTATCTAGATTTTTATGGCGCAAGTTATGGAATTTCCGAAGCGGAAAGAAAGGTATTAATTCCGCAGTTGCTCGATCTTGTCAACTTGACCCATAAACGTTATGAATATGTCGATTTACTTTCACGAGGGATGAAACAGCGATTATGTTTGGCTCGTTCATTAATACATGACCCAAAGGTTCTTATATTGGATGAACCGGCTTCAGGACTTGATCCACGGGCACGTGTAGAGATGAGAGATATTTTAAAACAGCTAAAAGGGATGGGGAAAACGATCCTCATTTCCTCACATATATTACCAGAGTTAGCTGAAATGTGTGATGAAATAGGTGTGATTGATGGAGGAAAGCTTATTGCACATGGCTCTGTTGCAGATATTCAAGCACAGCTTGCAGGAGAAAGACATATTACAGTGAAGGTGAAGGGATTATTAGAGAATGTTGCGACCTTCTTTGAAGAGGATCCTTTTGTATCTTCAGTAGAATTACACACAGAGAAAAATTCAGTTACCTTCCATTATCGAGGGACTGAGGATGATCAAATCAATTTACTTAAAAAAGCGATGGATCATTCGATAAAAATTATTTCCTTTTCCGAGACAGAAACGGATTTAGAGGATGTCTTTATGGAAATCACGAAAGGAGCGAAATAA
- a CDS encoding chemotaxis protein: MNDQKGILLESGTNELEIVEFQVGQNKFGINVIKVKEIIQPIGITFIPHAHPHVEGIVQLRGEVLPVVSMNRVLGIPTQNKSDQEKFIVAEFNKQRVVFHVDNVTQIHRISWDQIEKPSDIYQGSASHVIGVIKRQEEMILLVDFEKIIVDINPDSGINVESVKKLGKRERSDKKIVIAEDSPLLRKLLHDTLAEAGYANLEFFENGLDAINYLEQLTIVTSDISEHVQIVVTDIEMPQMDGHALTKKIKEHNNLSKLPVLIFSSLITDDLRHKGDQVGAEDQISKPEIAELVLKIDKFIL; the protein is encoded by the coding sequence ATGAACGACCAAAAAGGAATATTACTTGAAAGTGGCACAAACGAATTAGAAATTGTGGAATTTCAAGTTGGACAAAACAAGTTTGGTATAAATGTGATAAAGGTTAAAGAAATAATTCAACCTATTGGAATTACATTTATTCCTCATGCACATCCACATGTTGAGGGCATTGTTCAACTTCGCGGAGAGGTTTTACCTGTAGTAAGCATGAATAGAGTATTAGGTATTCCTACCCAAAACAAAAGCGACCAAGAAAAGTTTATCGTAGCAGAATTCAACAAACAACGGGTCGTATTCCATGTGGATAACGTCACTCAAATTCATCGGATCTCATGGGATCAAATTGAAAAACCATCAGATATTTATCAAGGCAGTGCTTCACATGTTATTGGGGTTATTAAAAGACAGGAAGAAATGATTCTATTAGTAGATTTCGAGAAAATTATTGTTGATATTAACCCAGATTCAGGTATTAATGTGGAGTCCGTTAAAAAGCTTGGAAAACGTGAGCGTTCAGACAAAAAAATTGTGATAGCAGAGGATTCACCCTTACTACGTAAACTGTTACATGATACTTTGGCGGAAGCGGGTTACGCAAACTTAGAGTTTTTTGAGAACGGATTAGATGCTATTAACTATTTAGAACAATTAACAATAGTAACAAGTGACATTTCAGAACATGTCCAAATTGTTGTAACAGATATTGAAATGCCTCAAATGGATGGCCATGCACTAACTAAAAAGATAAAAGAGCATAACAATTTATCGAAGTTACCTGTTCTTATTTTCTCAAGTTTAATTACGGATGATCTTCGTCATAAAGGAGATCAAGTCGGCGCAGAGGATCAAATTAGTAAACCAGAGATAGCGGAATTAGTCTTAAAAATCGATAAATTTATTTTATAA
- a CDS encoding LysR family transcriptional regulator produces the protein MVTDFLIIRTLAEEQNMRKAAERLFLSQPALSLRLQTIEKEWNAKLFLRSQKGLTATPEGELVIEFANQILQQREEVYETIQSLTSKVHGTLKIACASIVGQNWLPMVLKDFVQTYPEAKISLLTGWSSEIVKSIYDGEAQIGIVRGQSDWKGNKIHLFRDTLYLVDKEMMSIDEVLTTEKPFIQFKSDSNYYQEIQQWWQKHFSINPKRQIIVDQIETCKQMALNGIGYAILPSITLTGHEEVNKIPLTNNEEQFELTRDTWLIGYDASFNLPQVDAFVEIVKKHAKNFQ, from the coding sequence ATGGTAACAGATTTTCTAATTATTAGAACACTAGCTGAGGAACAAAATATGCGAAAAGCAGCAGAAAGATTGTTTCTATCTCAGCCAGCGTTATCTCTAAGACTTCAAACAATTGAAAAAGAGTGGAATGCGAAGCTTTTTTTAAGATCACAAAAAGGCTTAACTGCAACTCCAGAAGGAGAGCTTGTAATTGAGTTTGCTAACCAAATACTTCAGCAAAGGGAAGAAGTATATGAAACGATTCAATCATTAACATCGAAAGTACATGGGACCTTGAAAATTGCATGTGCTTCTATTGTTGGTCAAAACTGGTTACCAATGGTCTTAAAGGACTTCGTGCAAACTTACCCAGAAGCAAAAATTTCCTTGTTGACTGGATGGAGCTCAGAAATCGTTAAATCGATTTACGATGGAGAGGCTCAAATTGGAATAGTGCGTGGTCAATCTGATTGGAAGGGAAATAAAATTCATTTATTTAGAGATACTTTATATTTGGTGGACAAGGAGATGATGTCCATTGATGAAGTGTTGACTACGGAAAAGCCTTTCATCCAATTCAAAAGTGATTCTAACTACTATCAGGAAATTCAACAATGGTGGCAAAAGCATTTTTCGATTAATCCTAAAAGACAAATTATCGTCGATCAAATTGAAACTTGTAAACAAATGGCGCTAAATGGAATAGGTTATGCGATTTTACCATCCATCACATTAACGGGTCATGAGGAAGTGAACAAAATACCCTTAACGAATAATGAAGAACAATTTGAATTGACGAGAGATACATGGCTTATCGGCTATGACGCGTCATTCAATCTACCACAAGTTGATGCGTTTGTCGAAATTGTAAAAAAACATGCTAAAAATTTTCAATAA
- a CDS encoding MoxR family ATPase, with product MSSISLLQQELNEAIVGRENEINFMLMGLLVQGHVLLESVPGSGKTMMAKAFAEAIHGEFKRLQFTPDVLPSDVTGISYFHPQKQEFVLRVGPVMSNILLADEINRATPRTQSSLLEAMEEKQVSIDGETIPLLKPFMVIATQNPVESQQGTFPLPAAQLDRFLFKLTIDYPSQIEEKSILQQFGRTPGKVNIDKIVSLEQIGKWTEQVKEVTVHEDIMTYIVQIVHYTRNHPYIELGLSSRASLAILQAAKAHAFVNNRTFVTPDDVKKVIEPVCLHRMKLSSQGMLIHNLAEILKTIVEEVEAPVEANVR from the coding sequence ATGAGTAGTATATCATTATTGCAACAAGAACTGAATGAAGCCATTGTTGGAAGAGAAAATGAAATTAACTTTATGCTAATGGGGTTATTAGTACAAGGTCATGTGCTATTAGAAAGTGTTCCAGGATCAGGGAAAACAATGATGGCTAAGGCGTTTGCGGAAGCGATTCACGGTGAATTTAAACGTTTACAATTTACACCGGACGTATTACCTTCAGATGTTACGGGTATTAGTTATTTTCATCCACAAAAACAAGAATTCGTTCTTCGGGTAGGACCAGTAATGAGTAATATATTACTTGCGGATGAGATCAATCGAGCAACACCACGAACTCAATCTAGTTTGTTGGAGGCAATGGAAGAAAAACAGGTTTCCATAGATGGGGAAACCATTCCTCTTTTAAAGCCTTTCATGGTTATTGCAACACAAAACCCAGTTGAATCGCAACAGGGAACTTTTCCTTTGCCAGCAGCACAATTAGACCGTTTTTTATTTAAATTGACGATAGATTATCCATCTCAAATAGAGGAAAAAAGCATTTTGCAGCAATTTGGTCGCACGCCAGGAAAAGTTAATATCGATAAAATCGTCTCATTAGAACAGATTGGAAAGTGGACAGAACAAGTGAAAGAAGTAACTGTACATGAGGATATCATGACGTATATCGTTCAAATCGTACATTATACAAGAAATCATCCATACATAGAACTAGGGCTCAGTAGCCGTGCTTCTTTGGCGATTTTACAAGCTGCGAAGGCACATGCTTTTGTGAACAATAGGACCTTCGTGACACCAGATGATGTGAAAAAGGTTATTGAGCCAGTATGTCTTCATCGGATGAAGTTATCATCTCAAGGTATGCTTATCCACAATCTAGCAGAGATTTTGAAAACAATAGTAGAAGAGGTGGAAGCACCTGTTGAGGCTAATGTACGATGA
- a CDS encoding aspartyl-phosphate phosphatase Spo0E family protein, translating to MSETRLKRLEATREKMVRSALEKGILNHDTIKLSEELDQLLNDFQFIEMDEENTKKEG from the coding sequence ATGTCAGAGACAAGATTAAAAAGATTAGAGGCTACTAGAGAGAAAATGGTAAGATCCGCTTTAGAAAAAGGAATCTTAAACCATGATACGATTAAGTTAAGTGAAGAGTTAGACCAATTATTAAATGACTTTCAATTTATAGAGATGGATGAGGAAAATACTAAAAAAGAAGGATAA
- the fadH gene encoding 2,4-dienoyl-CoA reductase, which translates to MLKQKTIIVTGGSNGMGKYMAMKFVSEGANVVITGRDLERLERAKTEIEAYGNTISFFQMDVRNPEHVEAMIQFTDKAYGHIDGLVNNAAGNFIVEAEKLSPNGWKAVIDIVLNGSFYCSSAIGNYWISKGSKGSILNMLATYAWGAGAGVVHSAAAKAGVMSLTRTLAVEWGSKYGIRVNGIAPGPIERTGGAGKLWESEEAAKRTLQSVPLGRLGKPEEIAELATFILSDKASYMNGEIVTLDGGQWLNPNPF; encoded by the coding sequence ATGTTGAAACAGAAAACGATAATTGTTACAGGTGGTTCGAACGGAATGGGAAAATACATGGCGATGAAGTTTGTCTCAGAAGGTGCAAACGTAGTCATAACCGGGCGTGATTTAGAAAGGTTAGAGAGAGCTAAAACGGAAATCGAAGCATATGGTAATACTATATCGTTCTTTCAAATGGATGTTCGCAATCCAGAGCATGTTGAGGCAATGATTCAATTTACAGACAAAGCATACGGTCATATTGATGGTTTAGTTAATAATGCTGCGGGCAATTTTATAGTAGAAGCAGAAAAACTTTCTCCTAATGGATGGAAAGCAGTAATTGACATCGTTTTGAATGGTTCTTTTTATTGTTCAAGTGCGATCGGAAACTATTGGATTAGCAAAGGAAGCAAGGGGTCTATATTAAATATGCTTGCCACATACGCATGGGGAGCAGGAGCTGGGGTAGTACATTCAGCCGCCGCAAAAGCTGGTGTGATGTCATTAACAAGAACATTAGCGGTTGAGTGGGGAAGTAAATATGGAATTCGAGTAAATGGAATTGCACCAGGTCCTATTGAACGTACAGGAGGAGCAGGAAAGCTTTGGGAATCCGAAGAAGCTGCGAAGAGAACACTTCAATCTGTACCGCTTGGACGTCTTGGAAAACCAGAGGAAATTGCAGAGCTCGCAACATTTATATTATCCGATAAAGCTTCTTATATGAATGGAGAAATTGTCACGTTAGATGGTGGACAATGGCTGAATCCTAATCCTTTCTAA
- a CDS encoding NAD(P)-dependent oxidoreductase codes for MSKQFKVGFIGTGVMGKSLVKHLLNANHEVTIYARTKEKVADLVKEGAKIVSSPSEVAQQVEILFTMVGYPHDVEEVFFGDNGIFQIDNTNLTVIDMTTSTPTLAKKIDEKAKEKGMLSLDAPVSGGDIGAQLGKLSIMCGGEKSTFDKALPILNLFGETILYQGTAGAGQHTKMCNQITIATGMIGVCEALAYGRKAGLDLDQVLRSISTGAAGSWSLSNLAPRMIAGNNEPGFYIKHFVKDMRIALEEADKMDLQLPGLTLAKSLYEDLMNEGYADNGTQALINSYL; via the coding sequence ATGTCAAAACAATTTAAGGTTGGATTTATCGGTACGGGTGTGATGGGAAAAAGCTTGGTGAAGCATCTATTGAATGCTAATCATGAAGTAACAATTTATGCTAGAACGAAAGAGAAGGTAGCTGATCTTGTAAAAGAAGGAGCAAAAATCGTCTCATCTCCTAGCGAAGTTGCACAACAGGTAGAAATTTTGTTTACAATGGTCGGTTACCCTCATGACGTAGAAGAAGTGTTTTTTGGAGATAATGGTATTTTTCAAATAGACAATACCAATTTAACGGTTATAGATATGACAACGTCTACACCAACATTGGCAAAGAAAATTGATGAAAAAGCGAAAGAGAAAGGTATGCTGTCATTAGATGCCCCTGTTTCTGGAGGAGATATTGGGGCACAGCTTGGGAAGCTTTCTATTATGTGCGGTGGAGAAAAGTCTACATTTGACAAAGCTCTTCCAATATTAAATCTCTTTGGGGAAACGATTTTATACCAAGGGACTGCTGGTGCAGGTCAGCATACTAAAATGTGTAACCAAATAACTATTGCTACAGGCATGATTGGTGTTTGTGAGGCATTAGCTTATGGAAGGAAAGCTGGCTTGGATTTAGATCAGGTTTTGCGTTCCATTTCAACAGGAGCAGCAGGGTCATGGTCACTTAGCAATTTGGCGCCGAGAATGATAGCCGGAAATAATGAGCCAGGTTTTTATATAAAGCATTTTGTGAAAGACATGAGGATTGCTTTGGAAGAGGCAGATAAGATGGATCTTCAATTACCTGGTTTAACACTTGCAAAATCATTGTATGAGGACTTAATGAATGAAGGTTACGCAGATAATGGTACACAAGCCCTGATTAATAGCTATTTATAA
- a CDS encoding YkyB family protein has product MSVILDEKNIATAIYTVNRHAKTAIDNKPLYELKKLTIDKLLAENKAKKVGLHFVRNPKHSQQQSSVLIQYADYYFHMIPVKEDFKNLPHLGHLDDTYRNPIRKMNLKLAKQLLAEYIGPQLIVKKSPKQPVVCTKPYMREHRKKRTMKSYLDR; this is encoded by the coding sequence ATGTCAGTTATATTAGATGAAAAAAACATAGCAACCGCAATCTATACAGTAAACCGTCATGCGAAAACAGCAATAGATAACAAGCCGCTTTATGAATTAAAAAAGTTAACAATTGATAAACTATTAGCCGAAAACAAAGCCAAAAAAGTTGGTCTTCATTTCGTTCGAAACCCTAAACATAGTCAACAACAATCCTCTGTCTTGATCCAGTATGCCGACTATTATTTTCATATGATTCCTGTAAAAGAAGATTTTAAAAACCTCCCTCATCTTGGACACTTAGACGACACCTATCGAAACCCAATTCGAAAGATGAATTTAAAGTTAGCTAAACAGTTACTTGCTGAATATATTGGTCCTCAACTTATTGTGAAAAAGTCCCCAAAACAACCTGTTGTTTGTACTAAGCCCTACATGAGAGAGCACCGAAAAAAGCGTACGATGAAATCCTATCTAGATAGGTAA
- a CDS encoding bile acid:sodium symporter family protein — protein sequence MLQKFNFFIQKWMAVLTPLSLVLGVFLEDVGGYLLFLVPWLFAFMTFSSSLSMKLSDIKVFSKYHKTILFSIAFLHILMPIWAFSLSKIVFDDHLLTIGYVLSVAVPTGVTSVIWVNMCKGHIPLSLSIILIDTLLSPIIMPYLLHIIVGESIAIDTTSIIIDLLWMIVLPSIAGIALNELSKGSIQNTLGKHLAPLSKLSLFGIIMINSSAVAPYLKDINWELFRVIFFVLILSISGYTFAMLLGRFIWKDTSILTTFVFIGGMRNIAVGVIVATTYFPAKVAMPVVFGMLFQQVLASLFSKVIQKKQLKNDGPLEI from the coding sequence TTGCTACAAAAGTTCAATTTCTTTATCCAAAAATGGATGGCTGTTTTAACTCCTTTAAGTTTAGTACTAGGTGTATTTCTTGAAGATGTGGGTGGGTATCTCTTATTCTTAGTTCCATGGTTATTTGCATTCATGACTTTTTCCAGTAGTCTGAGTATGAAGCTTAGCGATATTAAGGTGTTTAGCAAATATCACAAAACTATTTTATTTAGTATCGCATTTTTACATATTTTGATGCCTATATGGGCTTTTTCCTTATCTAAAATTGTATTTGATGATCATTTGTTAACTATTGGATACGTTCTTTCTGTTGCTGTCCCTACTGGGGTTACCAGTGTAATTTGGGTTAATATGTGTAAAGGACATATTCCGCTTAGTTTATCTATCATTTTAATTGATACATTATTATCTCCAATAATTATGCCATATTTATTGCATATAATTGTTGGAGAAAGTATTGCTATTGATACAACATCAATTATCATAGATTTACTATGGATGATAGTACTGCCTTCCATTGCAGGGATTGCACTTAATGAACTGTCCAAAGGTTCTATCCAAAACACTTTAGGGAAACACTTAGCACCACTTTCAAAATTAAGTCTTTTTGGGATAATTATGATTAACAGTAGTGCCGTAGCTCCCTACCTAAAAGATATTAATTGGGAATTATTTAGGGTAATATTCTTTGTACTCATTCTATCTATCTCTGGTTATACTTTTGCTATGCTACTTGGTAGATTTATCTGGAAGGATACAAGTATTTTAACTACGTTCGTATTCATTGGTGGTATGAGAAATATTGCTGTAGGTGTTATTGTTGCTACCACTTATTTCCCTGCAAAAGTTGCCATGCCTGTAGTCTTTGGAATGTTATTCCAGCAAGTGCTTGCTTCATTATTTAGTAAAGTGATTCAAAAGAAACAGTTAAAGAATGATGGTCCATTGGAGATTTGA
- a CDS encoding GGDEF domain-containing phosphodiesterase, producing MHNSSDKKLAISDYLINVIKENPSIPTYMLKKDKQNGFSVIYVNDAATSIFQPFEQSSLESVSKQLQTLLVSNGKYEFHQNIPFTIQKKQYTYDVTIILLEDEIETIYGVTMYDRTKDEKEKSMLKGYKDKYLSLFNNNLDPIISVSENGNVSDLNAITSKILGYDPKILVGQSIEQLIEENSMRNFQLMMKQTLTGYATEMQNCLIQHVKGHYLPMYIKAIPLEINNNVNGFHLVLRDTATESDEQEQLYYLAYHDHLTGLWNRRALKEHLRDTLVNAEPGSEISVVRIDLDRFKMINESLGYNYGDELLKKIADRLGLYIDKSSNLYRQSGDEFVFIIIDKSRDETSEFAENILLELSKPLYLDHQEYFVTASIGISMYPYDGKKMDELLIKADQALYIAKDRGRAHYRYYQEQMNLAFPNDALMESHLRRAIEKEEFSIHYQPQVNLVTGEINSFEALLRWNNRKFGYVSPMNFIPIAEESGMIMQIGDWVLEEVCKQLKYWQEKGYRPVRIAVNISPKQFIQDNFAMKIHEKIQKYDISPSSLEVEITESAMTDMQDTLTTLKELKDIGVFISIDDFGTGYSSLSYLKKYPIDIIKIDQSFIKDMELDDKNAAIATTIIQLAHSLGMEVIAEGVEKDRQVEILKSANCQKAQGYLFSKPVPIEHINESYMQSEKP from the coding sequence ATGCATAATTCATCAGATAAAAAATTAGCTATCAGTGATTATTTAATAAATGTCATCAAGGAAAATCCCTCAATCCCAACATATATGCTGAAAAAAGATAAACAAAATGGATTTTCTGTTATTTATGTAAATGATGCTGCTACTTCTATTTTTCAACCATTTGAACAAAGCTCTCTAGAATCAGTGTCGAAACAACTACAAACACTACTTGTTAGCAATGGAAAGTATGAATTCCATCAAAATATCCCTTTTACTATTCAAAAAAAACAGTATACATATGATGTTACTATTATATTGCTAGAAGATGAAATAGAAACGATCTACGGTGTGACAATGTACGATAGAACGAAGGATGAGAAAGAAAAAAGTATGTTAAAGGGATATAAAGACAAATATCTTTCCCTTTTTAATAATAATTTGGATCCCATTATTTCGGTTAGTGAGAATGGAAATGTCTCCGACCTGAACGCTATAACATCAAAAATTTTAGGCTATGACCCAAAAATCTTAGTAGGTCAATCAATTGAACAGTTGATAGAGGAAAACTCGATGAGAAATTTTCAATTGATGATGAAGCAAACATTAACTGGCTATGCTACAGAAATGCAAAATTGCTTAATACAGCATGTTAAAGGTCATTATTTACCTATGTACATAAAAGCAATACCGCTGGAAATAAATAATAATGTAAATGGTTTCCATTTGGTTCTTCGAGATACAGCAACAGAATCAGATGAACAAGAACAATTGTATTATCTTGCTTACCATGATCATCTTACAGGCTTATGGAATAGACGTGCTCTAAAGGAGCATTTACGGGATACTTTAGTGAATGCGGAACCGGGTAGTGAAATATCGGTAGTACGGATTGATTTAGATAGATTTAAAATGATAAATGAATCGCTTGGCTACAATTATGGAGACGAGCTACTGAAAAAAATTGCAGATCGGCTTGGGTTATACATAGATAAATCAAGTAATTTATACCGTCAAAGTGGGGATGAATTTGTTTTTATCATTATAGATAAATCTAGAGATGAAACTAGTGAGTTTGCAGAAAATATTTTATTAGAACTTTCTAAGCCACTATACTTAGATCACCAAGAATATTTCGTCACAGCTTCGATAGGTATTTCTATGTATCCATACGACGGAAAAAAGATGGATGAGCTACTCATTAAAGCGGACCAAGCATTATATATTGCGAAGGATAGAGGAAGAGCGCATTATCGCTATTATCAAGAACAAATGAACTTAGCCTTTCCAAATGATGCCTTGATGGAATCGCATTTACGAAGAGCGATTGAGAAAGAAGAGTTTTCTATTCATTATCAGCCGCAGGTGAATCTAGTAACGGGTGAAATAAATTCATTTGAAGCGTTACTTCGATGGAATAATAGGAAATTTGGATATGTATCACCCATGAATTTTATACCAATTGCTGAAGAGTCCGGTATGATTATGCAAATAGGAGATTGGGTATTAGAAGAGGTTTGTAAACAGCTAAAGTATTGGCAAGAAAAAGGGTATCGACCAGTTAGAATAGCTGTAAATATATCGCCAAAACAATTTATACAAGACAATTTTGCTATGAAGATTCACGAAAAAATTCAAAAGTATGATATCAGTCCAAGTTCACTAGAAGTGGAAATCACGGAGAGTGCAATGACCGATATGCAGGATACTCTTACTACTTTAAAAGAATTGAAGGATATAGGAGTTTTTATTTCGATTGATGATTTCGGTACTGGTTATTCTTCTCTAAGCTATTTAAAGAAGTATCCTATCGATATTATCAAAATAGATCAATCATTTATCAAAGATATGGAATTAGATGATAAAAATGCAGCTATTGCTACAACCATTATCCAACTTGCTCACAGCTTAGGCATGGAAGTTATTGCAGAAGGAGTGGAAAAGGACCGACAAGTAGAAATACTTAAATCTGCTAATTGCCAAAAAGCTCAGGGTTATTTGTTTAGTAAACCTGTTCCAATTGAACATATCAACGAATCTTATATGCAATCTGAAAAGCCGTAA
- the cbpB gene encoding cyclic-di-AMP-binding protein CbpB, giving the protein MITVSSKDFLQIPILEYIISAEKVAHVQLGNNAEHALLVLTKTGYSSIPVLDVKYRLQGLISSQQITDEILGLEHIEYERLPDLKVDDIMKTDIAVIHVDEKFQKGLDLLVNNPYICVVDDEQTFLGILTRRVILKQMKKYLYQAQ; this is encoded by the coding sequence ATGATAACTGTGAGCAGCAAAGATTTTTTACAAATTCCGATTTTGGAATACATTATTTCTGCAGAAAAGGTTGCACATGTACAATTAGGAAATAACGCAGAACATGCTTTACTTGTACTCACAAAGACTGGGTATTCTTCTATTCCAGTATTAGATGTAAAATATAGACTTCAGGGCTTAATAAGCTCTCAACAAATTACAGATGAAATTTTAGGATTAGAACATATTGAATACGAACGTTTACCAGATTTAAAAGTAGACGATATTATGAAAACAGATATTGCTGTCATTCATGTGGATGAAAAATTTCAAAAAGGATTAGATTTACTAGTAAACAATCCTTATATTTGTGTAGTAGACGATGAGCAGACCTTTTTAGGGATTTTAACAAGAAGAGTCATTTTAAAACAAATGAAAAAGTACCTTTATCAAGCACAATAA